The following proteins come from a genomic window of Iamia sp. SCSIO 61187:
- a CDS encoding MFS transporter — protein MPAVPTDEADPRRWLVLGVLCVNLVLIVAAVSSANVALPTLARPDTINASQTGLQWIVDAYALVFAGLLLPAGALGDRFGRKGALQAGLAIFALASLAAALSGGTGQLITARAVAGIGAALIMPTTLSILSNVFPPHERAKAIGIWAGFAGAGGALGPLIGGFLLTHFWWGSVFLINVIIGGIALVAGGLVVPTSRDPERSPLDPVGSALSMLGFGGLLFAVIEAPERGWTDPLVIAAFAAALGLLGGFVRWEHVSRAPMLDLALFRIRRFATGTLTITLAFFSMFGMFFVLTQYFQYVRGDSALVAGVSQIPNALAMLFWAPRSQRVVGRFGPRPTVAGGLLLHAAGFLLLSFSTQDTPYLLSGLALVVIGTGSGLAMAPTTSMIMAAVPMSRAGMGSAVNDTAREVGGAAGIAVLGSILATRYRAGLADLVDRLPGPVAEVVERGVGQALQVADSTGGPSGAALAQGARDAFVDAMAMTLRVGSLTALVASAAVFWLLRSPAPAAEEAPTAPAAAPVD, from the coding sequence GTGCCCGCTGTCCCCACCGACGAGGCCGATCCCCGCCGCTGGCTCGTCCTCGGCGTCCTCTGCGTCAACCTGGTGCTGATCGTCGCCGCCGTCTCCTCGGCGAACGTCGCCCTCCCGACGCTGGCCCGCCCCGACACGATCAACGCCTCCCAGACCGGCCTCCAGTGGATCGTCGACGCCTACGCCCTGGTCTTCGCCGGTCTGCTGCTGCCGGCCGGGGCCCTCGGCGACCGCTTCGGGCGCAAGGGCGCCCTCCAGGCCGGGCTGGCGATCTTCGCCTTGGCGTCGCTCGCCGCCGCCCTGTCGGGTGGCACCGGCCAGCTCATCACCGCCCGGGCCGTGGCCGGCATCGGCGCCGCCCTGATCATGCCGACCACGCTGTCGATCCTGAGCAACGTGTTCCCGCCCCACGAGCGGGCCAAGGCCATCGGCATCTGGGCCGGGTTCGCCGGGGCCGGTGGGGCGCTGGGCCCGCTGATCGGCGGCTTCCTCCTCACCCACTTCTGGTGGGGCTCGGTCTTCCTCATCAACGTCATCATCGGCGGCATCGCCCTCGTCGCCGGGGGCCTCGTCGTGCCCACCTCCCGCGACCCGGAGCGATCCCCCCTCGACCCGGTCGGGTCGGCGCTGTCGATGCTCGGGTTCGGCGGCCTGCTGTTCGCCGTCATCGAGGCCCCCGAGCGCGGGTGGACCGACCCGCTCGTCATCGCCGCCTTCGCCGCCGCCCTCGGCCTGCTCGGCGGGTTCGTCCGGTGGGAGCACGTCAGCCGGGCGCCGATGCTCGACCTCGCCCTGTTCCGCATCCGGCGCTTCGCCACCGGCACGCTGACCATCACCCTGGCCTTCTTCTCGATGTTCGGGATGTTCTTCGTGCTGACCCAGTACTTCCAGTACGTGCGGGGCGACAGCGCCCTGGTCGCCGGCGTGTCGCAGATCCCCAACGCCCTGGCCATGCTGTTCTGGGCGCCGCGCAGCCAGCGGGTGGTCGGCCGGTTCGGACCTCGACCGACCGTCGCCGGGGGCCTGCTCCTCCACGCCGCCGGCTTCCTCCTCCTGTCGTTCTCGACCCAGGACACGCCCTACCTGCTGAGCGGGCTCGCCCTCGTCGTCATCGGCACCGGGTCGGGGCTGGCGATGGCCCCCACCACCTCGATGATCATGGCGGCCGTCCCCATGAGCCGGGCCGGCATGGGCTCGGCGGTCAACGACACCGCCCGCGAGGTCGGCGGCGCAGCCGGCATCGCCGTGCTCGGCAGCATCCTCGCCACCCGCTACCGGGCCGGGCTGGCCGACCTCGTCGACCGCCTCCCCGGACCCGTGGCCGAGGTGGTCGAGCGGGGTGTGGGCCAGGCCCTCCAGGTGGCCGACAGCACCGGCGGGCCCTCGGGTGCGGCCCTCGCCCAGGGCGCCCGCGACGCCTTCGTCGACGCCATGGCCATGACCCTCCGGGTCGGGTCGCTCACGGCCCTCGTGGCGTCGGCCGCGGTGTTCTGGCTGCTGCGGAGCCCGGCGCCGGCGGCCGAGGAGGCGCCCACCGCCCCGGCGGCGGCGCCGGTCGACTGA
- a CDS encoding PLP-dependent aspartate aminotransferase family protein — protein sequence MTTPPDEPHDLHPDTRAVRGGRDSCDPALAPVIWASSTFVSPSVDAAQAAATSVGTERFYSRYGNPTVADFERAVADLEGAEAARAYGSGMGAVTGVILGLCSQGDHIVATRQIYAATQLVLQVMCPRFGIDVTFVDGTEPGAMAAAVRPGKTMLVWAETPANPRLDLVDLDELGAIAGPMTVVDSTFATPFGQRPLAHGVDIVVHSATKAMAGHNDATLGVVATSAELVQWLTGFAVLHGAVASPYDAANGIRGLRTLPIRFARQSASALEVAGWLEKDGRVTEVRHPGLESHPQHDLAVRQMQATGGLVCFDLPGGIAAGRRFVDALELAQLATSLGGPETLVTHPASTTHVNLLPEELAAAGIGPGTIRLSVGLEHPDDIRADLARALDVVDGLA from the coding sequence TTGACCACACCCCCCGACGAGCCGCACGACCTGCACCCCGACACCCGCGCCGTGCGGGGCGGGCGCGACAGCTGCGATCCGGCCCTCGCCCCGGTGATCTGGGCCAGCTCCACGTTCGTGTCGCCGTCGGTCGACGCCGCCCAGGCCGCCGCCACCTCGGTCGGCACCGAGCGCTTCTACTCCCGCTACGGCAACCCCACCGTCGCCGACTTCGAGCGGGCGGTGGCCGACCTCGAGGGGGCCGAGGCGGCCCGGGCCTACGGGTCGGGGATGGGCGCGGTGACGGGGGTGATCCTCGGGCTGTGCTCGCAGGGCGACCACATCGTGGCCACCCGGCAGATCTACGCCGCCACCCAGCTGGTGCTGCAGGTGATGTGCCCCCGGTTCGGGATCGACGTGACCTTCGTCGACGGCACCGAGCCGGGCGCCATGGCGGCCGCCGTCCGCCCCGGCAAGACGATGCTCGTCTGGGCCGAGACCCCCGCCAACCCCCGTCTCGACCTGGTCGACCTGGACGAGCTGGGCGCCATCGCCGGGCCCATGACCGTCGTCGACTCGACCTTCGCCACCCCGTTCGGCCAGCGGCCCCTCGCCCACGGCGTCGACATCGTCGTCCACTCCGCCACCAAGGCCATGGCCGGCCACAACGACGCCACCCTCGGGGTGGTGGCGACCTCGGCCGAGCTGGTGCAGTGGCTCACCGGGTTCGCCGTGCTCCACGGCGCGGTCGCCTCGCCCTACGACGCCGCCAACGGCATCCGGGGCCTGCGCACCCTGCCGATCCGCTTCGCCCGCCAGTCAGCCTCGGCCCTCGAGGTCGCCGGGTGGCTGGAGAAGGACGGGCGCGTGACCGAGGTCCGCCACCCGGGCCTGGAGTCGCACCCCCAGCACGACCTGGCCGTGCGCCAGATGCAGGCCACCGGTGGGCTGGTGTGCTTCGACCTGCCCGGTGGCATCGCGGCCGGACGTCGCTTCGTCGACGCCCTCGAGCTGGCCCAGCTGGCGACCTCGCTGGGCGGGCCCGAGACGCTCGTGACCCACCCGGCGTCCACCACCCACGTGAACCTCCTGCCCGAGGAGCTGGCCGCCGCCGGGATCGGGCCGGGGACGATCCGCCTGTCGGTCGGCCTCGAGCACCCCGACGACATCCGGGCCGACCTGGCCCGGGCCCTCGACGTGGTCGACGGGCTTGCCTGA
- a CDS encoding DUF86 domain-containing protein, whose translation MSRHDADRLADITGAIDAIHSHLTKGDLYDGLVYDAVRVRLIEIGEAVKSISPELLATAPEVPWSAIARMRDHLAHHDFDTDHAVVVDVVDNELPTLLAAVKTLTQRAVSDEH comes from the coding sequence GTGAGTCGCCACGACGCGGACCGCCTGGCTGACATCACGGGCGCGATCGACGCAATCCACAGCCACCTCACCAAGGGCGACCTTTACGACGGGCTCGTCTACGACGCTGTGCGCGTGCGCCTCATCGAGATCGGGGAAGCCGTGAAGTCGATCAGCCCTGAGCTGCTCGCGACGGCGCCGGAGGTTCCGTGGAGCGCCATCGCCCGCATGCGGGACCACCTCGCCCATCACGACTTCGACACCGACCACGCCGTCGTCGTCGACGTGGTCGACAATGAGCTCCCCACGCTGCTCGCCGCCGTGAAGACGCTGACACAACGGGCCGTGAGCGACGAGCACTGA
- a CDS encoding acyl-CoA dehydrogenase family protein — protein sequence MTLLDHPTTTATPPALPTWSGAPTDSPWVTTARALVPELAVTAADHDRDGTFVDDGMTLVRERGLMSMLVPAELGGGGATFGEACAVLTALAHGCPATSLTLSMHMHLLAAQVWRHHRDLPAPVLPRVAAEGLVLVSTGAADWIDSSGAARRVDGGWRVSGRKMPASGAPAGSILVTSARWEDAPDGAQVVHLSVPFAAEGVSVEETWDALGMRGTGSHTVVLDDVFVPDAAVPLVRPAGEWHPVWATVLGCALPLIMATYVGVAEAAVARALALATHRAGRPEMATAVGRMVGHLTTAQDGVAAMVRANDDLRFDATLESAAAALTRKGIVAAAAIGAVERAMEVGGGRAFAAGSGVEQLLRDVHGATYHPLPPAAQERFSGRVALGLDPVGG from the coding sequence ATGACCCTGCTCGACCACCCCACCACCACCGCGACCCCGCCCGCCCTCCCGACCTGGTCGGGAGCGCCGACCGACAGCCCGTGGGTCACCACGGCCCGGGCCCTGGTGCCCGAGCTGGCGGTCACCGCCGCCGACCACGACCGCGACGGCACCTTCGTCGACGACGGGATGACCCTGGTGCGCGAGCGCGGCCTGATGTCCATGCTCGTGCCCGCCGAGCTCGGTGGCGGCGGCGCCACCTTCGGCGAGGCCTGCGCCGTGCTCACCGCCCTCGCCCACGGCTGCCCGGCGACGTCGCTGACCCTCTCGATGCACATGCACCTGCTCGCCGCCCAGGTGTGGCGCCACCACCGCGACCTGCCGGCGCCGGTGCTCCCTCGGGTCGCGGCCGAGGGGCTCGTGCTCGTCTCGACCGGCGCGGCGGACTGGATCGACTCCAGCGGCGCGGCCCGTCGGGTCGACGGCGGCTGGCGGGTGAGCGGGCGCAAGATGCCCGCCAGCGGCGCCCCCGCCGGGTCGATCCTGGTGACGAGCGCCCGCTGGGAGGACGCGCCCGACGGGGCCCAGGTCGTCCACCTGTCGGTCCCGTTCGCCGCCGAGGGGGTGTCGGTCGAGGAGACCTGGGACGCCCTGGGCATGCGGGGGACCGGCTCCCACACCGTCGTGCTCGACGACGTCTTCGTCCCCGACGCAGCCGTGCCCCTGGTCCGGCCGGCGGGGGAGTGGCACCCGGTCTGGGCCACCGTCCTCGGCTGCGCCCTGCCCCTGATCATGGCGACCTACGTCGGCGTGGCCGAGGCCGCCGTCGCCCGCGCCCTGGCCCTCGCCACCCACCGAGCGGGCCGGCCCGAGATGGCGACCGCGGTCGGGCGGATGGTCGGCCACCTCACCACCGCCCAGGACGGGGTCGCGGCCATGGTCCGGGCCAACGACGACCTGCGCTTCGACGCCACGCTGGAGTCGGCCGCAGCCGCCCTCACCCGCAAGGGCATCGTGGCGGCGGCGGCCATCGGTGCCGTCGAGCGGGCCATGGAGGTCGGCGGGGGCCGGGCGTTCGCGGCGGGGAGCGGGGTCGAGCAGCTCCTCCGCGACGTGCACGGGGCGACCTACCACCCCCTCCCGCCCGCGGCGCAGGAGCGCTTCAGCGGCCGGGTGGCCCTGGGCCTCGACCCGGTGGGGGGCTGA
- a CDS encoding DUF2000 domain-containing protein produces the protein MEEQPVTPKIAVAVRLDLEVWQKLNVTAFTTSGVTARRPDLVGGPYEDASGQGYLSMLGHPVLVFGADAAGLTRAFRRALDRGLAVAVYTDDLFATGNDVDNRAAVRAVATDDLVLAGFAVAGPAKTVDKVVDKLRLHP, from the coding sequence GTGGAGGAGCAGCCCGTCACCCCCAAGATCGCCGTCGCCGTCCGCCTCGACCTGGAGGTGTGGCAGAAGCTGAACGTCACCGCCTTCACCACGAGCGGCGTGACGGCCCGCCGGCCGGACCTGGTCGGTGGCCCCTACGAGGACGCCAGCGGCCAGGGCTACCTGTCGATGCTGGGCCACCCCGTGCTCGTCTTCGGGGCCGACGCCGCCGGGCTGACCCGGGCCTTCCGGCGGGCCCTCGACCGCGGCCTCGCCGTGGCCGTCTACACCGACGACCTCTTCGCCACCGGCAACGACGTCGACAACCGCGCCGCGGTGCGGGCCGTCGCCACCGACGACCTGGTGCTGGCCGGGTTCGCCGTGGCCGGGCCGGCCAAGACCGTCGACAAGGTGGTCGACAAGCTCCGCCTCCACCCCTGA
- a CDS encoding AraC family transcriptional regulator, with translation MDSPERVRAWRPGVAGIEEVFHARFVDHAYPLHTHDRWAVIVIDDGGIRFDLDRHHLGATGATIAVLPPHVAHDGRSSSPAGFRKRVLYVDETVLPEDRIGRAVDAPTVDDPALRTGLDGLHRALATPAADGLELETRLALVGERLRHHLGSVPAAPSPGAAVAAERLRDLIDADPTAKLALADTARALGTNVTHLVRAFGHRFGLPPHRYRLGRRTDVARRLLLDGLAPADVAVASGFCDQAHLTRHFRRHVGTTPAAYARSGRPAA, from the coding sequence GTGGACTCACCGGAGCGGGTGCGGGCCTGGCGCCCAGGCGTGGCGGGGATCGAGGAGGTCTTCCACGCCCGGTTCGTCGACCACGCCTACCCCCTCCACACCCACGACCGGTGGGCCGTCATCGTCATCGACGACGGGGGCATCCGCTTCGACCTCGACCGCCACCACCTGGGCGCCACCGGCGCGACCATCGCCGTCCTCCCGCCCCACGTGGCCCACGACGGGCGCTCGTCGTCGCCGGCGGGGTTCCGCAAGCGGGTGCTGTACGTCGACGAGACCGTGCTGCCCGAGGACCGCATCGGCCGCGCCGTCGACGCCCCCACCGTCGACGACCCGGCCCTGCGCACCGGCCTCGACGGGCTCCACCGGGCGCTGGCCACCCCCGCCGCCGACGGGCTCGAGCTCGAGACCCGGCTGGCGCTCGTGGGCGAGCGCCTGCGCCACCACCTCGGCTCGGTGCCCGCCGCGCCGTCGCCGGGGGCGGCGGTCGCGGCCGAGCGGCTCCGCGACCTGATCGACGCCGACCCCACGGCCAAGCTGGCCCTCGCCGACACGGCCCGGGCCCTGGGCACCAACGTCACGCACCTGGTCCGGGCCTTCGGCCACCGCTTCGGCCTGCCGCCCCACCGCTACCGGCTCGGGCGGCGGACCGACGTGGCCCGCCGCCTCCTGCTCGACGGCCTCGCCCCGGCCGACGTCGCCGTGGCCAGCGGCTTCTGCGACCAGGCCCACCTGACCCGCCACTTCCGCCGCCACGTCGGCACCACCCCCGCCGCCTACGCCCGATCGGGCCGCCCCGCCGCCTGA
- a CDS encoding DMT family transporter, with translation MGALLATLSSLLWGTSDFLGGTLSRRVHPVAIIRASHALAAVVVAVVVTATGEWGRTGAIGWGVAAGIAGAVGLSTFYAALASGTMGVVAPIAAAGVVVPVAVGLAQGDEPGVVALVGIVVTIVGVVLVTGPERSPAGAVSRDLRPLLLALVAAVSFGSAQVLVAQGSEASITMTVLSMRVGTVVLCSLVLAIALRSAARPARRDLRTTSFIAFSDTGAIATFSLATTMGDLSIAAVLASLYPGVTALLAWRVHGEHLRRVQVVGGVTTLVGVALIAGG, from the coding sequence ATGGGTGCCCTGCTCGCCACGCTGTCCAGCCTCCTGTGGGGGACGAGCGACTTCCTCGGCGGGACGCTCAGCCGCCGGGTCCACCCCGTGGCCATCATCCGGGCGTCGCACGCCCTCGCCGCCGTCGTGGTCGCCGTGGTCGTCACCGCCACCGGCGAGTGGGGCCGCACCGGCGCCATCGGGTGGGGGGTGGCGGCGGGGATCGCCGGCGCCGTCGGGCTGAGCACGTTCTACGCCGCCCTGGCGTCGGGGACGATGGGCGTCGTCGCCCCCATCGCCGCCGCCGGGGTCGTCGTGCCCGTCGCCGTCGGCCTGGCCCAGGGCGACGAGCCCGGCGTCGTGGCCCTGGTGGGCATCGTCGTCACCATCGTCGGCGTCGTCCTGGTCACCGGGCCCGAGCGCTCGCCCGCCGGCGCCGTCAGCCGCGACCTGCGGCCGCTGCTGCTGGCCCTGGTGGCGGCCGTGTCGTTCGGGTCGGCCCAGGTGCTGGTGGCCCAGGGGTCCGAGGCGAGCATCACCATGACGGTGCTCTCGATGCGCGTCGGGACGGTGGTCCTGTGCTCGCTGGTGCTGGCGATCGCCCTGCGCTCGGCGGCCCGGCCGGCGCGCCGCGACCTGCGGACGACGTCGTTCATCGCCTTCAGCGACACCGGGGCCATCGCGACCTTCTCGCTGGCCACGACGATGGGCGACCTGTCGATCGCCGCCGTGCTGGCGTCGCTCTACCCGGGCGTCACGGCCCTGCTGGCCTGGCGGGTCCACGGCGAGCACCTGCGCAGGGTCCAGGTCGTCGGCGGGGTCACCACGCTGGTCGGCGTGGCCCTCATCGCCGGCGGGTGA
- a CDS encoding DUF4202 domain-containing protein, whose amino-acid sequence MPGSDLTEREARTAAAIDAANEDDPDRIDVDGESRPLQQSLGRAAAEWVDRLDPDARPAQRLAARAHHLRRWERPRSDYPEGRAGYLRWRRDAKARHAADVAALLRADGWDDATVEEAQRLVRKEGLGSVPAVQVHEDAVCLAFLALQLDSAAEVMGDDKTVDVLRRTAAKMSPEALAHAAALPYSPRGRALLEVALRSEPEPEPGPAAGSAR is encoded by the coding sequence GTGCCCGGCTCGGACCTCACCGAGCGGGAGGCCCGCACCGCGGCCGCCATCGACGCCGCCAACGAGGACGACCCCGACCGCATCGACGTCGACGGTGAGAGCCGGCCCCTCCAGCAGAGCCTGGGCCGGGCCGCCGCCGAGTGGGTCGACCGCCTCGACCCCGACGCCCGCCCGGCCCAGCGCCTGGCCGCCCGGGCGCACCACCTCCGCCGGTGGGAGCGGCCCCGGTCGGACTACCCCGAGGGGCGGGCCGGCTACCTGCGCTGGCGGCGCGACGCCAAGGCCCGCCACGCCGCCGACGTGGCCGCCCTGCTGCGGGCCGACGGGTGGGACGACGCCACCGTCGAGGAGGCGCAACGGCTCGTCCGCAAGGAGGGCCTGGGCTCGGTGCCGGCCGTGCAGGTCCACGAGGACGCCGTCTGCCTAGCCTTCCTGGCCCTGCAGCTCGACTCCGCCGCCGAGGTCATGGGGGACGACAAGACCGTCGACGTCCTCCGGCGCACGGCGGCCAAGATGAGCCCCGAGGCCCTGGCCCACGCCGCCGCCCTGCCCTACTCGCCCCGGGGGCGGGCGCTGCTCGAGGTGGCGCTCAGGTCGGAGCCGGAGCCGGAGCCGGGGCCCGCCGCCGGCTCGGCACGATGA
- a CDS encoding homoserine O-acetyltransferase: protein MSDDPTVADLGTSLAKPAWTAAHASTLPASGAWRPSDPTGDRQFLRTFVDRRFVLEGGGQLQDVTLAFETWGTLDDDAGNAILVCHALTGDSHAAGPQGPGHPTPGWWDGLIGPGRLFDTDRWFVVCVNVLGGCQGTTGPASPRPDRLGRYGSAFPVVTIRDMVRTQARLADALGIQRWAAVVGGSMGGMQVLEWGVMFPDRVRALVPIATCAAATAQQIAYWSTGRRAIALDPAWRNGDYYDAAPGEGPHGGLAVARMISQITFRTDRVFTDKFGRDEVEPLSGEFDLWQRFQVERYLEHHGDKLIRRFDANSYLLLTKAMDLHDLGRGRGGMASALDRIQAPVLSVGITSDVLYPPYQAADLATALAERGGTARYAEIDSPHGHDAFLLEDEQVATILAPLLADLAKA, encoded by the coding sequence ATGAGCGACGACCCGACCGTCGCGGACCTGGGCACCTCCCTGGCCAAGCCGGCCTGGACGGCGGCGCACGCCAGCACCCTCCCGGCGTCGGGGGCGTGGCGGCCGAGCGACCCGACCGGTGACCGGCAGTTCCTCCGGACCTTCGTCGACCGCCGCTTCGTGCTCGAGGGCGGGGGCCAGCTCCAGGACGTCACCCTCGCCTTCGAGACGTGGGGCACCCTCGACGACGACGCCGGCAACGCCATCCTCGTGTGCCACGCCCTCACCGGCGACTCCCACGCCGCCGGCCCCCAGGGCCCGGGCCACCCGACCCCGGGGTGGTGGGACGGGCTGATCGGCCCCGGTCGTCTCTTCGACACCGACCGCTGGTTCGTCGTGTGCGTCAACGTCCTCGGCGGCTGCCAGGGCACCACCGGGCCGGCCTCGCCCCGGCCCGACCGCCTCGGGCGCTACGGGTCCGCCTTCCCGGTGGTGACCATCCGGGACATGGTGCGGACCCAGGCCCGCCTGGCCGACGCCCTCGGCATCCAGCGGTGGGCGGCGGTGGTCGGCGGGTCGATGGGCGGGATGCAGGTCCTCGAGTGGGGCGTCATGTTCCCCGACCGGGTGCGGGCCCTGGTCCCCATCGCCACCTGCGCGGCGGCGACCGCCCAGCAGATCGCCTACTGGAGCACGGGGCGGCGGGCCATCGCCCTCGACCCGGCCTGGCGCAACGGCGACTACTACGACGCCGCCCCCGGCGAGGGCCCCCACGGCGGCCTGGCCGTGGCCCGGATGATCTCCCAGATCACCTTCCGCACCGACCGGGTGTTCACCGACAAGTTCGGCCGCGACGAGGTCGAGCCGCTGTCGGGCGAGTTCGACCTCTGGCAGCGCTTCCAGGTCGAGCGCTACCTGGAGCACCACGGCGACAAGCTCATCCGCCGCTTCGACGCCAACAGCTACCTGCTGCTCACCAAGGCCATGGACCTGCACGACCTGGGCCGGGGGCGGGGCGGGATGGCCTCGGCCCTCGACCGCATCCAGGCGCCGGTCCTGTCGGTCGGGATCACCAGCGACGTCCTCTACCCGCCGTACCAGGCCGCCGACCTGGCCACCGCCCTGGCCGAGCGGGGCGGCACCGCCCGCTACGCCGAGATCGACAGCCCGCACGGCCACGATGCCTTCCTGCTCGAGGACGAGCAGGTGGCCACCATCCTCGCCCCCCTCCTCGCCGACCTGGCCAAGGCCTGA
- a CDS encoding Fpg/Nei family DNA glycosylase, with the protein MPELIEVELYRRVVDRAVGRRIAGVDAPDAWFCKGVDPATLVAALTGRTLEGTRRRGKLLLVDTDGPVLGLRFGMTGRVLVDGAGPIERLEYSSGRDDPAWCRFGLRFTDGGDLALIDPRRLGGVELDPDEDRLGPDAATVGRAALRDLLARSQAPLKARLMDQARLAGVGNLICDETLWRARLDPARPAGSLTPAEVGRLHRHLRATIALLTERGGSHTGDLQAQRSRDGRCPTCHRLLLRRTVGGRTTYSCPHHQR; encoded by the coding sequence TTGCCTGAGCTGATCGAGGTCGAGCTCTACCGGCGGGTCGTCGACCGGGCGGTGGGGCGGCGGATCGCCGGCGTCGACGCACCGGACGCCTGGTTCTGCAAGGGCGTCGACCCGGCCACGCTCGTCGCTGCCCTCACCGGGCGGACCCTGGAGGGCACCCGGCGGCGGGGCAAGCTCCTGCTGGTCGACACCGACGGGCCCGTCCTCGGCCTCCGCTTCGGCATGACCGGGCGGGTCCTCGTCGACGGCGCCGGCCCCATCGAGCGGCTCGAGTACTCCTCGGGCCGCGACGACCCGGCCTGGTGCCGCTTCGGCCTCCGGTTCACCGACGGCGGCGACCTGGCCCTCATCGACCCGCGACGGCTCGGGGGCGTCGAGCTCGACCCCGACGAGGACCGCCTCGGCCCCGATGCGGCCACGGTCGGTCGGGCGGCGCTCCGGGACCTGCTGGCCCGGTCGCAGGCCCCGCTCAAGGCCCGGTTGATGGACCAGGCCCGGCTGGCCGGCGTGGGCAACCTGATCTGCGACGAGACCCTGTGGCGCGCCCGCCTCGACCCCGCCCGCCCCGCCGGCAGCCTGACCCCGGCCGAGGTCGGACGGCTCCACCGCCACCTGCGAGCGACCATCGCCCTGCTGACCGAGCGGGGCGGGTCGCACACCGGTGACCTCCAGGCCCAGCGCTCCCGCGACGGTCGCTGCCCGACGTGCCACCGGCTGCTGCTGCGCCGCACCGTCGGGGGCCGCACCACCTACTCGTGCCCGCACCACCAGCGCTGA
- a CDS encoding NifU family protein, which yields MDATETDTPVDQLVLRLTDEALTTVTGIRDAEDDPSALALRVEVTGVRGSDFTYDLAFEPVADAAPDDAVTVQGGMTVWIPAGSVVKLKGATLDVPSRDGQGGLVLRNPNHPDPLGMDGAIELTGSIEDKVKQLLDAHVNPALASHGGYAELVKVEDTSVHISMGGGCQGCAVSAMTLRDGIEKAIREQIPEVTEVVDTTDHDAGDNPFYTEDPYA from the coding sequence ATGGATGCCACCGAGACCGACACCCCCGTTGACCAGCTCGTCCTGCGGCTCACCGACGAGGCGCTGACCACGGTCACCGGCATCCGCGACGCCGAGGACGACCCGTCCGCCCTCGCCCTGCGGGTCGAGGTCACCGGCGTGCGCGGCTCGGACTTCACCTACGACCTGGCCTTCGAGCCGGTCGCCGATGCCGCGCCCGACGACGCCGTGACGGTGCAGGGCGGCATGACGGTGTGGATCCCCGCCGGCAGCGTCGTGAAGCTCAAGGGCGCGACCCTCGACGTCCCCAGCCGCGACGGCCAGGGCGGGCTGGTGCTGCGCAACCCGAACCACCCGGACCCGCTGGGCATGGACGGGGCCATCGAGCTCACCGGCTCGATCGAGGACAAGGTCAAGCAGCTGCTCGACGCCCACGTGAACCCGGCGCTGGCCTCCCACGGCGGCTACGCCGAGCTGGTGAAGGTGGAGGACACGTCGGTCCACATCTCGATGGGCGGCGGCTGCCAGGGCTGCGCCGTGAGCGCCATGACCCTGCGCGACGGCATCGAGAAGGCGATCCGGGAGCAGATCCCCGAGGTCACCGAGGTGGTCGACACCACCGACCACGACGCCGGCGACAACCCCTTCTACACCGAGGACCCCTACGCCTAG
- a CDS encoding helix-turn-helix domain-containing protein: protein MGEDGYGQYCPVTRAVEVLAERWTLLIVRDMLCGRTRFNDLARGNPGLSRTLLSKRLRQLERAGVVAHVGDQYLLTPAGEDLRPVVFGLGGWGARWQFGDPRDQELDPLLLMWWVHGRIAFDQLPDRQLLLEFRFPDVAARFWVLRDAQGPSICTFDPGFGVDATVEGDLPVLYQVWLGRVPLSTALRDGRVRIDGRPDVTRPLPAALQLSPMAETVAAASGVPLT, encoded by the coding sequence GTGGGCGAGGACGGCTACGGGCAGTACTGCCCGGTCACCCGGGCGGTGGAGGTCCTGGCCGAGCGCTGGACGCTGCTCATCGTCCGGGACATGCTCTGCGGCCGCACCCGGTTCAACGACCTGGCGCGGGGCAACCCGGGCCTGTCGCGCACGCTGCTGTCCAAGCGCCTCCGCCAGCTGGAGCGGGCGGGCGTCGTGGCCCACGTGGGCGACCAGTACCTCCTCACGCCGGCCGGGGAGGATCTGCGCCCGGTCGTGTTCGGGCTCGGGGGGTGGGGCGCCCGCTGGCAGTTCGGGGACCCCCGGGACCAGGAGCTCGACCCCCTGCTGCTCATGTGGTGGGTCCACGGGCGGATCGCGTTCGACCAGCTCCCCGACCGGCAGCTGCTCCTCGAGTTCCGGTTCCCCGACGTCGCGGCCCGCTTCTGGGTCCTCCGCGACGCCCAGGGACCGTCGATCTGCACGTTCGACCCCGGCTTCGGTGTCGACGCCACCGTCGAGGGCGACCTGCCCGTGCTGTACCAGGTGTGGCTCGGACGCGTCCCGCTGTCCACCGCCCTGCGCGACGGGCGCGTCCGCATCGACGGCCGCCCCGACGTTACCCGGCCGCTGCCGGCCGCGCTCCAGCTGAGCCCGATGGCCGAGACCGTGGCCGCCGCCTCCGGGGTGCCCTTGACCTGA